A genomic segment from Ptychodera flava strain L36383 chromosome 23 unlocalized genomic scaffold, AS_Pfla_20210202 Scaffold_23__1_contigs__length_28996876_pilon, whole genome shotgun sequence encodes:
- the LOC139124145 gene encoding uncharacterized protein — MRFTYVIAIILAMANGFDNADRPFHSKPWICTHIVKKLYDNAIWNILATPGVDCFDDLMVLPDKIKGMTPIMTFHDYMVVGPYIGNSKTFRAVAVVEDRLESIDLGTKLEGKFAVECLKCNGSYYGNNIGSAMCNELTMEECPKRLSEEMYWNPPGNITSSSDAEFCLYRNENGKQGYICMFLEAGLDVVS; from the exons ATGAGGTTTACGTATGTCATCGCAATTATTCTTGCTATGGCAAACGGCTTCGACAATGCCGATAGACCATTTCATTCTAAGCCGTGGATTTGTACACATATCGTCAAGAAATTGTACGATAACGCGATTTGGAATATCCTTGCAACGCCCGGAGTCGACTGTTTTGATGACTTGATGGTCTTGCCCGATAAAATCAAAGGTATGACCCCGATCATGACCTTTCATGACTACATGGTTGTCGGTCCATACATTGGTAATAGTAAAACCTTCAGAGCCGTTGCAGTGGTGGAAGATCGACTTGAAAGTATAGACCTG GGAACCAAGCTTGAAGGAAAATTTGCCGTCGAATGCTTGAAATGCAACGGTTCATATTATGGTAATAATATTGGAAGTGCCATGTGCAACGAACTGACTATGGAA GAGTGTCCTAAACGACTTTCAGAAGAAATGTACTGGAATCCACCGGGGAACATTACATCTTCTTCAGACGCCGAGTTCTGTTTGTATCGCAATGAAAACGGAAAACAAGGATATATCTGTATGTTCCTTGAAGCTGGCCTTGATGTTGTGTCCTAA